In Arachis hypogaea cultivar Tifrunner chromosome 2, arahy.Tifrunner.gnm2.J5K5, whole genome shotgun sequence, a genomic segment contains:
- the LOC112746846 gene encoding ATPase 11, plasma membrane-type-like isoform X1 produces MNFSFSFFVLVNYLVLGCVFQESKFLKFLGFMWNPLSWVMEAAAIMAITLANGGGKPPDWQDFVGIITLLVINSTISFIEENNAGNAAAALMARLAPKAKVKLAGSISSQYLTALLMAAPLAL; encoded by the exons ATgaatttttctttctcctttttcgttTTGGTAAATTATCTTGTTCTGGGTTGTGTTTTTCAGGAGAGCAAGTTTTTGAAGTTCTTGGGATTTATGTGGAATCCCCTTTCTTGGGTTATGGAGGCTGCTGCTATAATGGCAATTACTCTTGCTAATGGAGGG GGTAAGCCTCCTGATTGGCAAGACTTTGTTGGTATTATCACTTTGCTTGTCATCAATTCAACCATCAGTTTCATAGAGGAGAACAATGCTGGTAATGCTGCTGCAGCTCTCATGGCTCGTCTCGCTCCGAAAGCAAAG GTGAAGTTGGCTGGATCAATTAGCAGTCAATACTTGACTGCATTGCTCATGGCAGCTCCTTTGGCCCTCTGA
- the LOC112746846 gene encoding ATPase 11, plasma membrane-type-like isoform X2 — MWNPLSWVMEAAAIMAITLANGGGKPPDWQDFVGIITLLVINSTISFIEENNAGNAAAALMARLAPKAKVKLAGSISSQYLTALLMAAPLAL, encoded by the exons ATGTGGAATCCCCTTTCTTGGGTTATGGAGGCTGCTGCTATAATGGCAATTACTCTTGCTAATGGAGGG GGTAAGCCTCCTGATTGGCAAGACTTTGTTGGTATTATCACTTTGCTTGTCATCAATTCAACCATCAGTTTCATAGAGGAGAACAATGCTGGTAATGCTGCTGCAGCTCTCATGGCTCGTCTCGCTCCGAAAGCAAAG GTGAAGTTGGCTGGATCAATTAGCAGTCAATACTTGACTGCATTGCTCATGGCAGCTCCTTTGGCCCTCTGA
- the LOC112746846 gene encoding uncharacterized protein isoform X3: MAIDSTKATLAVKRRLACEMVKCWQQAQDNIMNLPLANDWGEKHILFVKWKYVEAKAAAYYYHGLILDEGNTEKSHGMAVLDFAFGHKRI, encoded by the exons ATGGCAATTGATAGTACCAAGGCCACTCTAGCTGTGAAGCGTAGACTTGCATGCGAAATGGTGAAATGTTGGCAGCAG GCTCAAGATAATATTATGAACCTTCCATTGGCAAATGATTGGGGCGAAAAGCATATTCTCTTTGTGAAATGGAAATATGTAGAAGCAAAA GCTGCAGCATATTATTATCACGGTTTGATTCTTGATGAGGGAAATACAGAGAAATCTCATGGGATGGCGGTTCTTGACTTTGCATTTGGACATAAAAGGATATAA